The Flavobacteriales bacterium genome contains the following window.
CAGTTTTTCGTGAAGCCCGGAACCGAGATGGAGTGGTACAACGCCTGGAAGGAGAAGCGCATCGCGTGGCACCGCGCGCTGGGTCTGCCCACGGAGAACTACCGCTTCCACGACCACATCAAACTAGCGCACTACGCCAACGCCGCGTGCGACATCGAGTTCCGCTTCCCCATGGGCTTCAAGGAGCTTGAAGGGATCCACTCCCGCACCGACTTCGACCTCGGCAGCCACGAGAAGTTCAGCGGCAAGAAGCTGCAGTATTTCGACCCGGAGAGCAACGAGAGCTACGTGCCGTACGTTGTGGAGACCAGCATCGGCCTGGACCGCATGTTCCTCGCCGTGCTGAGCGCGGCCTACGAGGAGGAAAAGCTGGAGAACGGCGAGGACCGCGTGGTGCTGCGCATCCCGGCGCCGCTTGCTCCGGTGAAGGTCGCGGTGATGCCGCTGATCAAGAAGGACGGCCTGCCCGAGAAGGCGCGCGCGATCATCGATGGCCTGAAGCTCGCGCACAATTGCCAGTACGACGAGAAGGACAGCATCGGCAAGCGCTACCGCCGGCAGGACGCCATTGGTACGCCGTATTGCATCACTGTGGACCACGATACACTCACGGACGGCAAAGTGACCGTTCGCGACCGCGACACCATGCAGCAAGAACGGGTGTCCATCGCCGAACTGGACCGGATCGTGAACGAGAAGGTGGACATGCGGAAGCTGCTGAAGCAGTTGTGACCTTGTCAACCGTCCAGGTCGCATGGCATTCGCACCGAGCACTTGGTTGGCCTTCGCTGGATATGCCTGTCTGCCCGTAGCGTTGCTTCACCACCGGCGATCGGTCAAGTGTTGGCCTATCGTGTTCCTCACCTTGTGTGCTGGCCTGTTGCGCTTCAGCGCTTCCTTGGACAGTGATCTGCATGAGTGGGATGAACGCTACCATGCGCTGGTCGCCAAACACTTGGTCGAGCATCCGCTGCGCCCAACGCTCTATGACGATGCGAGGCTTCCGCATGAGGCAGGCTCGTGGGCCCATGGCCATGTTTGGTTGAACAAACCACCGCTTCCCCTCTGGGCCATAGCGGCCAGCATCGCCACGTTCGGCACGGAACCATGGGCGGTCAGGCTCCCGTCCGTATTGCTGTCCATGTTGGCCACGGTCCTGCTTTACCAGCTGGTGCGCGAGAGGGTTTCGCGCAACGTGGCGCTGTGGTCGGCCATGTTGTTCGCCATGAATGGGCACCTCGTCGAACTGGCTTCCGGCCGGACGTCGAACGATCACCCCGATACGTTCTTGGTGTGCATGGTCCTTGCCGCACTCTTTGCAGCATCCCGAACGGCCCTGAAGAACTCAGCGCTGTGGGCCTCGCTCGCCGGTTTCCTTGGCGGTCTGGCGTTCATGAGCAAAATGTGGCCGTCGTTGTTGGTGCCGCTGGTCGCGGTCGGCTTTTTGATCGCTCAGCGGACCTTGCCTTGGCGCAGGAAGCTTGGTCTGTTCGGCGTGCTTATGGTCTTGGGTTCGCTGGTATCCGTGCCATGGTTCTGTTATGTCCAGTGGCACTTCCCGGAAGTCGCGGCAGCAGCTTCAGCGGCGCATTGGCAGCACTTCACTGTCGGACTGGAGGATCATGCCCGGCCGTGGTATTACTACTTCGCCCAACTTCCGATGATCCATGGTGAAGCGGCACCGGTTGCGGTGGTGTGGTTCCTTGCTTTTCCGCTCCGAACGGCGTGGCGACAACACCTGCCTTGGGCACTGTGGATGATCGTCCCCTTCTTGGTCTTTTCCTGCGCGGTGACGAAGATGCCGGGCTACACTGCCATCGCCGTTCCGGCCATCTGCGTGGTCATCTGTATGACCTTTGACCAAGCCATGACCAGCACGGCCACAAGATCCTCGACGCGCATCGCGCTGAGGGTGGTGGCCGCCCTGCTTGTCGTCCTTCCCCTGCGTTTCTCGTGGGACCGTGTGCGCCCTCTGAAGCCGGCCCCTCCACGGTACGATGCGGAGGAGCTGGCCCATGGCATGATGGAGAACACGATCGTCATGGGATCGGAGCATCCCATTGAACTGATGTTCCACTCTCCGATCGCCGGAGCATATTCGTTCACGCTGCCTGACACTACGATCCAACGGCTTGAGCGGTCGGGATTTGTCGTATTGGGTGCGCCTAGTGTGCACAGCCCCACGGACCAATGAGCCACGGGGGACCTGGCGGGCTTCGTGGAGCAACGTGGGCAAACCTGTGGTGCGCCATTCTATCTTCGGCGCCCTTTCTAAGAAGGAACACCTACCCAGGTGGCGGAATCGGTAGACGCGCTGGTCTCAAACACCAGTGATCTCAACAATCGTGCGGGTTCGAGTCCCGCCCTGGGTACGATCTCATGCAACCATGTGTTCATGTGAACATGTGGCCATGATGGATCGGGTCCGAGGGATTTCATGGGCACATGTCCCCATGGTCACATGAGCACATGGTACAGCCCATGCAAACCGAACAATTGGTCTATACCGATGCCGCCAAGCAGGAGCGGTACGACCGAGCTTACATGCGCATGGCTGCCGAGTGGGCCAAGCTGAGCCATTGCACGCGCAAGAAGGTGGGCGCGTTGATCGTTAAGGACGGCATGATCATCAGCGACGGTTACAATGGAACGCCCACCGGCTTCCCGAACGATTGCGAAGACGCCAGCGGCATTACCCTCTGGCATGTGCTGCATGCCGAAGCCAATGCCATCATGAAAGTGGCGCGGAGCACCAACAACGCCAAGGGGGCCACGCTCTACCTCACCCACTCTCCGTGCAAGGAGTGCAGCAAGTTGATCCTGCAAGCGGGCATCAAACGCTTGGTTTACATCGAACCCTATAAGGATCCCGCCGGCTTGGACCTCTTGCAACATGGCCGTGTAACCATCACCCGCTTGGAACCGCAGGCAACATGAAACAGCGGTCCACTCTTGCGGTGCTGATGCCGCTCATGATGGCCCTGGCCTTGGGCACCGGCATTGTAATCGGCTACTTCAGTGGCGGTCAGCGGTCCTTCGGGACCTCGTCCCTGTTCGATCGGGGAGTGGATCCCGCGCAGAAGATCGGACAGGTCATGGAGCTCATTGAGCGCGACTACGTTGACAGTGTGGAGCGCGACCAGCTCACGGACGAGGTCATCCAAGACCTTCTCCAACGCCTCGACCCGCACAGCTACTACCTCTCACCGGCCGATATGCGCACGGCCGTGGAGCCGCTTGAGGGCAGCTTCGTGGGCATCGGTGTGGAGTTCACTATCCAACGCGACACCATCGTGGTGATCTCACCACTGGAGGGCGGGCCCAGTGCAGCGCTGGGTGTCATGGCTGGCGATCGGATCATCAGCGCCGACGACAAGAACCTTGCAGGCATCGGTATCACGAACGACCAGGTCATGGACCATCTCCGCGGGCCCGATGGAAGTGTGGTGAGGATCGGCCTGTTGCGCAACGGGAAGCGCAAGCCCTTCGAGCTGGAGGTGAAACGGGGCAAGGTCCCCATCGAGAGCGTGGCCGCGGCCATCATGACCGATGCCACCACGGGCTACATCAAGGTGGTGCGCTTCGCGAAGACGACCACGGACGAATTCGCTGATGCGGCCGAGAATCTCCTTGCCCAAGGCATGAAGCGTTTGGTGGTGGATCTGCGCGGCAATGGTGGTGGTTATTTGGATGCCGCCATCCACATGGCCGACGAGTTCCTCCCGGACGGGGCCACGGTGGTGTACACCGAAGGCCGGAACCACCCGCGCCGCACCGACAAGGCCACTACCATGGGCGTGCTGGAGAACGTTCCGGTGGCCATCCTCATTGATGAAGGCTCGGCCAGCGCCAGCGAGATCGTGGCCGGTGCCATCCAGGACAACGACCGTGGCGTGATCGTTGGTCGCCGCACCTTCGGCAAAGGACTTGTTCAGGAACATCGCGAACTCCCCGATAGCAGTGCAGTTCGTCTCACCACGGCGCGTTACTATACCCCGAGCGGGCGGAGCATCCAGAAACCTTATGGTGAAGGCATCGACTACGAGGAGGCGCCTGATCGACGCCATGGTGAACTGATCAGTGCCGACAGCATCAAGGTTGATTCCGCCCAGGTGTTCAAGACCAAGGCCGGTAGAACGGTCTTTGGCGGTGGCGGTATCGTGCCCGATGTTTTCGTGGCTGCCGATACGGCCAATGCCTCTGCATACCTGAGCGAGCTCATCTGGACCGGCACGCTCAACCAGTTCGCCTTCGATGTGGCCGATCGCGAACGGACCCGCCTGGAGAAAATGGGGCAACAGGTCTATCGCAAGAGCTTCAATGCTGAACTACTGATCCCGGAGCTCGTGCGCTATGCCGCCAAGGAGGAGATCCCTGAACGGGTCCTCGACCTTGCCAAGAGCAGGTCCATCATCGGACAGCGCCTGAAGGCGGTCATCGCCCGCAACATCTGGGGCAACGAAGGGTACTACCCATTGGCGCTGGAGAACGACGCGGCCCACAAAAAAGCGGTGGAGCAGCTCGGAGCGCAGTAGTTCATGTTCACCTCAAAACGAGAAGGGGACCCATGGGGTCCCCTTCGATCGTTCGTGGTCGGTGAAGCTTACTTCACGGCTTCCTTGGCAGCGTCAACTGCGCCGTCAACAGCGGCAGCAGCGCTATCGCCCATGTTCTGCATGGCAGCAGCAGCGCTGTCAGCAGCAGCTTGGGCCTTGGCTTCAGCTTCTTTCATGGATGCTTCCAGGGCAGCAGCAATGCTGTCGGCTGCAGCCTTCGCTTCAGCTTCGATCTGCTCTGGGGTCTTGCCGCCGCCGCAGGCAGCGAAAACGCCCGCGATAACCGCGAGCACGGCGAACTTCTTGATCATCTCCGGTGATGTGTTTTGGTGAAAGTGGCGGCGAAAGTAAACTTTCCGGCAATACCACAACCATCCACCCTGTGCATGGGGGCTATCTTTCGCTCCCAACCGACCAAAGTCAGACACTATGGCCCACACACTGCCCGAGCTTCCCTACGCACACGATGCGCTGGAGCCCCATATCGACGCGGAAACCATGCGTATCCACCACGGCAAGCACCACAATGCTTATGTGACCAATCTGAACAAGGCCCTGGAGGGTTCCCCGAACACAGACAAGGCCTTGGAGGACCTCATGAAGGGGATGGACATGAGCAATATGGCCGTCCGGAACAACGGTGGGGGGCACTACAACCACAGCCTGTTCTGGCAGGTGATGGGGCCCGGCGGCGGGGGCAAGCCCGAAGGAGAGCTGGGGGCGGCCATTGATGCGGCTTTCGGCTCGTTCGAAGGGTTCAAAGAGAAATTCGCGGCCGCTGGGGCCACCCGCTTCGGAAGCGGATGGGCTTGGCTCTGCGTGCACAATGGCGGGAAGGTGGAGGTGTGCAGCACCCCCAACCAGGACAATCCCCTGATGCCGAACACGGGCTGCGGGGGCACACCCATCCTCGGCCTGGACGTGTGGGAGCATGCCTATTACCTGCACTACCAGAACCGCCGCCCGGACTACATCAGTGCTTGGTGGAACGTGGTGAACTGGAAGGAAGTGGCCCGTCGATACGCGGCAGGCAAGTAACACCTGTTGATGCTTCGTTGGCGGGTGGTCCGTGCTTCACGGGCTGCCCGTCTACTTTTCCGGCCATGAGATGGGCCGGGCTTTTGGTGCTGTTGCTCTGGGCTTCTTTCGGCAAGGCCGCCGGACCGTTCCAGCCGCTGCGTCAGGAGGGCTTGATCGCCGTGCTCGATCCCTTGGGTGAAGAGGCTGTTATTGTCGATGATGCGCAGCCGGAGAACCAACGTCTGATGGCCACATTGCTCACCGTGGCGCTGGGTCCCTTCGGTGGTCACCGTCTCTACATGGGCACGGGCGTCAAAGTGCCGATCATCTACACGCTCACATTGGGCGGGTGCTTCGGCATTCTGCCGCTGATCGACCTGGTGCACGTCCTCACCACCAAGGACCTGGAGCGCTACCGCAACAACAAGCAGGTGTTCATGTGGGCGAAGCCGCGGACGGAGCGGCTCACTCCACCGTGACCGACTTCGCCAGATTCCTTGGCTGATCCACATTGCAACCGCGCATCACGGCGATGTGGTAACTGATCAGTTGCAACGGTATGGAGGCCAGGATAGGGACCAGGCAATCCGACGTTTCAGGGATCTCGATCACGTGGTCGGCCAGCCCCTTCACAACGGTGTCGCCTTCGGTTACGATGGCGATGATCTTGCCTTTGCGCGCCTTCACCTCTTGGATGTTGCTCACCACCTTCTCGTAGCTGGCCCCTTTGGTGGCGATGACGAACACGGGCATTTCCTCATCGATCAGGGCGATGGGGCCGTGCTTCATTTCCGCAGCCGGATAGCCTTCGGCGTGGATGTAGCTGATCTCCTTCAGCTTCAATGCGCCTTCAAGGGCAACAGGGAAGCAGAAACCACGGCCGAGGTAGAGCGCGTTGCTCGCATTCTTGTAGATGTCCGCGATGTACTTCACGTGCGCCTCCGTCTTCAGCACCTTCTCCACCTTGTCCGGGATGGCGTCCAGTTCGTTGAGCAACCGGTAGAAGTTGCTGCCGCTGATGGTGCCCTTCTTTTGTCCGATCATGAGGGCCATGAGCGTTAGCACGGTTACCTGCGCCGTGAAGGCTTTGGTGCTGGCCACACCGATCTCCGGCCCTGCGTGCGTGTACGATCCGCCATGCGTGATCCGTGCGATGCTCGAGCCCACCACGTTGCATATGCCGATGATCGTGGCCCCCTTGCTCTTGGCGAGTTCGATGGCCGCCAGTGTATCCGCCGTTTCACCGCTCTGGCTGATCGCCAGCACGATGTCGTCCTCGTGGATGATGGGATTGCGATAGCGGAACTCGCTGGCGTACTCCACTTCGACCGGAATGCGCGCGAGTTCCTCGAAGAGGTACTCGCCCACGAGGCCGGCATGCCAACTGGTGCCGCACGCCACTACGATCACGCGCTTGGCATTGATGAATTTCTGTTCGTAGTCCTTAAGCCCCCCCAACACCACTTCGCCCTTGGCAAGGTTCAAGCGGCCACGGAGCGAATCACGGATGCTGCGCGGCTGCTCGTGGATCTCCTTCAGCATGAAGTGATCGTAGCCGCCTTTCTCCAGTGTCTCCAGATGCATCTCGAGCTCCTGGATGAACGGCGTCTTCTCCTGGTTGCGGATGTTCTTGATGCGCAATCCCTTGCCGCGTTCGATCACTGCGATCTCGCCGTCCTCCATGTACACCACGTTCTTGGTGTATTCCACGATCGGGGTGGCATCGCTGGCCAGGAAATGATCACCGTTCTCGGCAATGCCGATCACCAACGGGCTGCTTTTGCGCGCTGCCACCAGCATGTCCGGGTTCTTGCGGTCCAACAGCACGATGGCAT
Protein-coding sequences here:
- a CDS encoding glycosyltransferase family 39 protein, which encodes MAFAPSTWLAFAGYACLPVALLHHRRSVKCWPIVFLTLCAGLLRFSASLDSDLHEWDERYHALVAKHLVEHPLRPTLYDDARLPHEAGSWAHGHVWLNKPPLPLWAIAASIATFGTEPWAVRLPSVLLSMLATVLLYQLVRERVSRNVALWSAMLFAMNGHLVELASGRTSNDHPDTFLVCMVLAALFAASRTALKNSALWASLAGFLGGLAFMSKMWPSLLVPLVAVGFLIAQRTLPWRRKLGLFGVLMVLGSLVSVPWFCYVQWHFPEVAAAASAAHWQHFTVGLEDHARPWYYYFAQLPMIHGEAAPVAVVWFLAFPLRTAWRQHLPWALWMIVPFLVFSCAVTKMPGYTAIAVPAICVVICMTFDQAMTSTATRSSTRIALRVVAALLVVLPLRFSWDRVRPLKPAPPRYDAEELAHGMMENTIVMGSEHPIELMFHSPIAGAYSFTLPDTTIQRLERSGFVVLGAPSVHSPTDQ
- a CDS encoding dCMP deaminase family protein, translating into MQTEQLVYTDAAKQERYDRAYMRMAAEWAKLSHCTRKKVGALIVKDGMIISDGYNGTPTGFPNDCEDASGITLWHVLHAEANAIMKVARSTNNAKGATLYLTHSPCKECSKLILQAGIKRLVYIEPYKDPAGLDLLQHGRVTITRLEPQAT
- a CDS encoding S41 family peptidase; this encodes MKQRSTLAVLMPLMMALALGTGIVIGYFSGGQRSFGTSSLFDRGVDPAQKIGQVMELIERDYVDSVERDQLTDEVIQDLLQRLDPHSYYLSPADMRTAVEPLEGSFVGIGVEFTIQRDTIVVISPLEGGPSAALGVMAGDRIISADDKNLAGIGITNDQVMDHLRGPDGSVVRIGLLRNGKRKPFELEVKRGKVPIESVAAAIMTDATTGYIKVVRFAKTTTDEFADAAENLLAQGMKRLVVDLRGNGGGYLDAAIHMADEFLPDGATVVYTEGRNHPRRTDKATTMGVLENVPVAILIDEGSASASEIVAGAIQDNDRGVIVGRRTFGKGLVQEHRELPDSSAVRLTTARYYTPSGRSIQKPYGEGIDYEEAPDRRHGELISADSIKVDSAQVFKTKAGRTVFGGGGIVPDVFVAADTANASAYLSELIWTGTLNQFAFDVADRERTRLEKMGQQVYRKSFNAELLIPELVRYAAKEEIPERVLDLAKSRSIIGQRLKAVIARNIWGNEGYYPLALENDAAHKKAVEQLGAQ
- a CDS encoding superoxide dismutase translates to MAHTLPELPYAHDALEPHIDAETMRIHHGKHHNAYVTNLNKALEGSPNTDKALEDLMKGMDMSNMAVRNNGGGHYNHSLFWQVMGPGGGGKPEGELGAAIDAAFGSFEGFKEKFAAAGATRFGSGWAWLCVHNGGKVEVCSTPNQDNPLMPNTGCGGTPILGLDVWEHAYYLHYQNRRPDYISAWWNVVNWKEVARRYAAGK
- a CDS encoding TM2 domain-containing protein, producing the protein MRWAGLLVLLLWASFGKAAGPFQPLRQEGLIAVLDPLGEEAVIVDDAQPENQRLMATLLTVALGPFGGHRLYMGTGVKVPIIYTLTLGGCFGILPLIDLVHVLTTKDLERYRNNKQVFMWAKPRTERLTPP
- the glmS gene encoding glutamine--fructose-6-phosphate transaminase (isomerizing) gives rise to the protein MCGIVAYVGEKKAYPIIINGLRRLEYRGYDSAGVALIHDGKMVLHKRQGKVSDLENHVNGAPVLGTIGIGHTRWATHGPPNDVNAHPHLSTSGDIALIHNGIIENYAPIKEELKKRGHIFKSDTDTEVLVHLIDDIQRTEKVDLPEAVRLALDSVVGAYAIVLLDRKNPDMLVAARKSSPLVIGIAENGDHFLASDATPIVEYTKNVVYMEDGEIAVIERGKGLRIKNIRNQEKTPFIQELEMHLETLEKGGYDHFMLKEIHEQPRSIRDSLRGRLNLAKGEVVLGGLKDYEQKFINAKRVIVVACGTSWHAGLVGEYLFEELARIPVEVEYASEFRYRNPIIHEDDIVLAISQSGETADTLAAIELAKSKGATIIGICNVVGSSIARITHGGSYTHAGPEIGVASTKAFTAQVTVLTLMALMIGQKKGTISGSNFYRLLNELDAIPDKVEKVLKTEAHVKYIADIYKNASNALYLGRGFCFPVALEGALKLKEISYIHAEGYPAAEMKHGPIALIDEEMPVFVIATKGASYEKVVSNIQEVKARKGKIIAIVTEGDTVVKGLADHVIEIPETSDCLVPILASIPLQLISYHIAVMRGCNVDQPRNLAKSVTVE